Proteins encoded together in one Rhodospirillaceae bacterium window:
- a CDS encoding phytanoyl-CoA dioxygenase family protein encodes MSDLLDDTTIDSFRRDGFVIIRGLLSAAEIEAARARIEPLFQGKFETGLYPDEWNWQEGRDAYDRTRQICNGWKSDRTIARIILSARVGELCARLGGWPGARIGQDNVLWKPPGAKSLGFHQDDSYCHWVVPAGYITCWMPLDATLATGGTIEYARGSHLWPLSQPKGKFHAPDDYRATLRDAAAEAGGKIDIVPIEVSAGDAVIHHGRVWHGSGPNSASVPRRALVSHCLSSDCRFHETEISYIYSRYRRRGDLTMDESYFPILWRQDGYRSSWLDPWLAA; translated from the coding sequence ATGTCCGACCTGCTCGACGACACCACCATCGACAGCTTCCGCCGCGACGGTTTCGTCATCATCCGCGGCCTGCTTTCCGCAGCCGAAATCGAGGCGGCCCGCGCCCGCATCGAGCCCCTGTTCCAGGGCAAATTCGAGACCGGCCTCTATCCTGATGAATGGAACTGGCAGGAAGGCCGCGATGCGTACGACCGCACGCGCCAGATCTGCAATGGCTGGAAGTCCGACCGCACAATCGCCCGCATCATCCTCTCCGCCAGGGTCGGTGAGCTTTGCGCCAGGCTGGGTGGCTGGCCGGGTGCCCGGATCGGCCAGGACAATGTTCTGTGGAAGCCGCCAGGTGCCAAGTCGCTGGGCTTCCACCAGGATGACAGCTATTGCCACTGGGTCGTCCCCGCCGGCTACATCACCTGCTGGATGCCGCTCGATGCGACGCTCGCCACCGGCGGCACCATCGAATATGCGCGGGGCTCGCATCTGTGGCCGCTCTCGCAACCCAAGGGCAAGTTCCACGCCCCCGACGATTACCGCGCAACCTTGCGCGATGCGGCAGCCGAAGCCGGCGGCAAGATCGACATTGTGCCGATCGAAGTCTCCGCCGGCGACGCCGTCATCCATCACGGCCGTGTCTGGCACGGCTCCGGTCCCAACAGTGCGAGCGTGCCGCGCCGCGCGCTCGTCTCGCACTGCCTCTCATCGGACTGCCGCTTTCATGAAACGGAAATCAGCTACATCTACAGCCGCTACCGCCGCCGGGGCGACCTCACCATGGATGAAAGCTACTTCCCGATCCTCTGGCGGCAGGACGGCTATCGCTCATCCTGGCTCGACCCCTGGCTTGCTGCCTGA
- a CDS encoding NAD(P)/FAD-dependent oxidoreductase has translation MKKRVAVIGAGPSGTAVLRAFQSAAAKGADIPEVVCFEKQEDWGGLWNYTWRTGLDESGEPVHGSMYRYLWSNGPKECLEFADYTFEEHFGRPIASYPPRAVLWDYIKGRVEKAGVRGWVRFRTPVRNLEFDKASGKFNVTAHDLNKDSMSTETFDHVIVCSGHFSTPHVPEFPGFRNFNGRILHAHDFRDAVEFKGKDILIVGRSYSAEDIGSQCYKYGAKSITNTYRSRPMGFKWPANWEEKPLLQRVENKTAYFKDGTSKEVDAIILCTGYQHYFPFIEDLLRLRTENRMWPLGLYKGIVWEDNPKLHYIGMQDQFYTFNMFDAQAWYSRDVILGRQPLPALSDMRKDSAAWRAREETLADAEQMIWFQGDYVKDLIGLTDYPSFDIETVNKTFMEWEHHKAEDIMGFRNNSYRSVMTGNVSPKHHTPWLTAMDDSLESYLKAK, from the coding sequence ATGAAGAAGCGCGTTGCCGTCATCGGTGCTGGTCCATCCGGAACCGCCGTCCTGCGGGCCTTCCAATCCGCCGCCGCCAAGGGCGCGGACATCCCCGAGGTGGTCTGCTTCGAAAAGCAGGAGGATTGGGGTGGCCTCTGGAACTATACCTGGCGCACCGGCCTCGATGAATCTGGCGAGCCGGTCCATGGCAGCATGTACCGCTATCTCTGGTCGAACGGCCCCAAGGAATGCCTCGAATTCGCCGACTACACATTCGAGGAACATTTCGGCCGCCCGATCGCCTCCTACCCGCCCCGCGCGGTGCTCTGGGATTACATCAAGGGCCGCGTCGAGAAGGCTGGCGTGCGCGGCTGGGTCCGCTTCCGCACACCGGTGCGCAATCTCGAATTCGACAAGGCCAGCGGCAAGTTCAACGTCACCGCCCATGACCTCAACAAGGATTCGATGAGCACCGAAACCTTCGATCACGTGATCGTCTGCTCCGGCCATTTCTCGACGCCGCATGTGCCGGAATTCCCGGGCTTCCGCAATTTCAACGGCCGCATTCTCCACGCCCATGATTTCCGCGACGCGGTCGAGTTCAAGGGCAAGGACATCCTCATCGTCGGGCGCAGCTATTCGGCCGAGGATATCGGCTCGCAATGCTACAAATACGGCGCCAAATCGATCACCAACACCTATCGCAGCCGTCCCATGGGCTTCAAATGGCCCGCCAATTGGGAGGAGAAGCCACTCCTGCAGCGGGTCGAGAACAAGACCGCCTATTTCAAGGACGGCACCTCGAAAGAGGTCGATGCGATCATCCTGTGCACCGGCTACCAGCACTATTTCCCCTTCATCGAGGATCTGCTGCGCCTGCGGACCGAGAACCGCATGTGGCCGCTCGGCCTCTACAAGGGCATCGTCTGGGAGGACAATCCGAAGCTCCACTACATCGGCATGCAGGACCAGTTCTATACCTTCAACATGTTCGACGCCCAGGCCTGGTACTCGCGCGACGTCATCCTGGGGCGCCAGCCGCTCCCCGCGCTGAGCGACATGCGCAAGGACAGCGCCGCCTGGCGCGCGCGCGAAGAGACACTGGCCGATGCCGAGCAGATGATCTGGTTCCAGGGCGATTATGTGAAGGACCTGATCGGCCTCACCGACTATCCGAGCTTCGACATCGAGACGGTCAACAAGACCTTCATGGAGTGGGAGCATCACAAGGCGGAGGACATCATGGGCTTCCGCAACAACTCCTACCGCTCGGTCATGACCGGCAATGTCTCGCCCAAGCACCACACGCCCTGGCTCACCGCCATGGACGATTCACTGGAGAGCTATCTCAAGGCGAAATAG
- a CDS encoding PAS domain-containing protein encodes MTLLEPGNAMLDETLLGDGLASDNAVDERLAALLSITGRMDGFLYRCRNDASYTMLYISEGIQALSGYPASDFIGNKVRGYSTITHPDDLASVDAAVGKALEVRGNWTIDYRIMPRQGAPVWVHEIGGGVFNAAGELEFLEGFIIDITERKQLEEKNRALIDRIAAISEHIVKDTSNILEVLRALKMLALNARIEAARAGEMGLGFAVVAEEIKSLATTSGASAERITKLMDELQEVLSVPGGGH; translated from the coding sequence ATGACATTGCTCGAACCAGGAAATGCCATGCTCGACGAGACTCTGTTGGGGGACGGACTCGCTTCGGACAACGCGGTTGATGAGCGGCTCGCAGCCCTCCTCAGCATCACCGGGCGCATGGACGGCTTCCTCTATCGCTGCCGCAACGATGCCAGCTACACGATGCTCTATATCAGCGAGGGCATCCAGGCGTTGAGCGGGTATCCGGCCAGCGACTTCATCGGTAACAAGGTGCGCGGCTACAGCACCATCACCCACCCCGACGATCTCGCCTCCGTCGATGCCGCCGTGGGCAAGGCGCTCGAGGTACGCGGCAACTGGACCATCGACTACCGCATCATGCCGCGCCAGGGCGCACCCGTCTGGGTGCACGAGATCGGCGGCGGTGTCTTCAATGCGGCGGGCGAGCTCGAATTCCTCGAAGGCTTCATCATCGACATCACCGAACGGAAGCAGCTCGAAGAGAAGAACCGCGCCCTCATCGACCGCATCGCCGCCATCTCGGAACATATCGTCAAGGACACCAGCAACATCCTCGAAGTGCTGCGCGCCTTGAAGATGCTGGCCTTGAACGCCCGCATCGAAGCCGCCCGCGCCGGCGAGATGGGCCTGGGCTTCGCCGTGGTGGCGGAAGAGATCAAGTCCCTGGCCACCACGTCGGGCGCTTCCGCCGAACGCATCACCAAGCTGATGGACGAGTTGCAGGAAGTGCTGTCGGTGCCCGGCGGCGGGCATTGA
- a CDS encoding DUF1989 domain-containing protein, which produces MTIVERSMTRPRVIEPGLPRFDPAVERYRLAGLGALILRLEAGDRIEITDREGRQSCEIAAFTGPGAQHHETPRPDLQALGLRGEGPSAGITQILSGMPLVHGSPDEIIQLRHQLAQWHMPKGVDDVARVLAGDTRPGDTARMTAARPVIVVLHAPGSEMPPEEQAPPTDLGVVVRRANPSHLTTPPLPAPLGEMVAEFRVNKCTALSYEVKEGQYIQVIDVAGRQCSDFVAFDARQLANGRERGIDMTTTRTMLGAIYPGPGLASKFFDVDMQALVEVVRDTCGRHDTFGLACTPRFYEDAGYPGHPSCSENFNLVLEKFGLETRRGWQAVNLFYNTGVNAANAIFLDDPWSRPGDYVLMKAMKDLVCGSSACPDDIDATNAWNPTDIHVRIYDAKNSFSRAMAYRMTPDAEPILTRETGFHPRTSALTRNFTEYRGFWLPNRFNNAGPTAEYWAAREAAVVMDLSPLRKFEVLGADAEDLLQIACTRNIRKLSDGQVVYTAMCYEHGGMVDDGTVFRMGPDRYRWIGGDEFGGKWLRDLAEKRGLKQVWVKSATDQLHNIALQGPKSRDILKEIIWTPPARPRVDEIQWFHFTVGRIGDYNGVAVVVSRTGYSGELGYEIFCHPKDAPAVWDAVWAAGQPHGLLPLGLEALDILRIEAGLVFANYEFNDQTDPYEAGIGFTVALKGNEEFVGREAIIRRKEHAQRVLVGLEIDAKQAVGHGDCVHVGRAQVGVVTSGCISPILGKNIALCRMDVTYAALGTEVEIGKIDGQQKRLPARVVRFPFYDPEKLKPRS; this is translated from the coding sequence ATGACCATTGTCGAACGCAGCATGACGCGGCCGCGGGTGATCGAACCCGGCCTGCCGCGCTTTGACCCGGCGGTGGAACGCTACCGGCTGGCCGGTCTCGGCGCCCTCATCCTGCGGTTGGAGGCCGGCGACCGGATTGAGATCACCGACCGGGAAGGGCGGCAATCTTGCGAGATCGCGGCCTTCACCGGCCCTGGTGCGCAGCATCATGAAACACCGCGGCCGGATCTCCAGGCACTGGGCTTGCGCGGCGAGGGACCCTCGGCCGGCATCACGCAGATCCTATCCGGCATGCCGCTGGTACACGGCAGTCCTGACGAGATCATCCAGCTACGCCACCAGCTGGCACAATGGCACATGCCCAAGGGCGTCGATGACGTGGCGCGGGTTCTGGCAGGTGACACGCGGCCGGGCGACACCGCCAGGATGACGGCCGCGCGGCCGGTGATCGTGGTCCTCCATGCACCGGGTAGCGAGATGCCGCCGGAGGAACAGGCGCCGCCCACGGATCTTGGCGTCGTGGTAAGGCGGGCGAACCCGTCGCATCTCACGACACCGCCATTGCCGGCACCCCTGGGCGAGATGGTCGCAGAATTCCGGGTCAACAAATGCACGGCACTTTCCTATGAGGTGAAGGAAGGCCAGTACATCCAGGTCATCGATGTGGCGGGCCGGCAGTGCTCGGACTTCGTCGCCTTCGATGCAAGGCAATTGGCCAACGGGCGCGAGCGCGGCATCGACATGACGACGACGCGCACCATGCTGGGCGCCATCTATCCAGGCCCGGGGCTTGCCTCCAAATTCTTCGATGTCGACATGCAGGCGCTGGTCGAGGTGGTGCGCGATACCTGCGGACGGCACGACACGTTCGGGCTCGCCTGCACGCCGCGCTTCTATGAGGATGCGGGCTATCCCGGCCATCCCAGTTGCTCGGAAAATTTCAACCTGGTGCTGGAGAAGTTCGGGCTGGAGACGCGACGCGGCTGGCAGGCGGTCAATCTCTTCTACAACACCGGTGTCAACGCCGCGAACGCGATCTTCCTCGACGATCCCTGGTCGCGGCCGGGTGACTATGTGCTGATGAAGGCGATGAAGGACCTGGTCTGCGGCTCCTCCGCCTGCCCCGACGATATCGATGCCACCAATGCCTGGAACCCCACCGACATTCATGTTCGCATCTATGATGCGAAGAACAGTTTCTCCCGAGCCATGGCGTATCGCATGACCCCAGATGCCGAACCGATCCTCACCCGCGAGACCGGCTTTCATCCGCGCACCTCGGCGCTCACACGCAACTTCACGGAATATCGCGGCTTCTGGCTGCCCAACCGCTTCAACAACGCCGGGCCGACGGCGGAATATTGGGCGGCTCGTGAGGCAGCCGTGGTGATGGATCTCTCGCCCCTGCGTAAGTTCGAGGTGCTGGGGGCGGATGCCGAGGATCTGCTGCAGATCGCCTGCACGCGCAACATCCGCAAGCTCAGCGACGGTCAGGTGGTCTATACCGCGATGTGCTATGAGCATGGCGGCATGGTCGATGACGGGACCGTGTTCCGGATGGGACCAGACCGCTATCGCTGGATCGGCGGCGATGAATTCGGCGGCAAGTGGCTGCGCGATCTGGCCGAGAAACGCGGGCTGAAACAGGTCTGGGTGAAGTCGGCGACGGACCAGCTTCACAACATCGCGCTGCAGGGGCCGAAGAGCCGCGACATCCTGAAGGAGATCATCTGGACGCCGCCGGCCAGGCCAAGGGTGGATGAGATCCAGTGGTTCCATTTCACTGTCGGGCGCATCGGCGATTATAACGGTGTCGCCGTGGTGGTCTCGCGCACCGGCTATTCGGGCGAGCTTGGCTACGAGATCTTCTGCCACCCGAAGGATGCGCCGGCTGTCTGGGATGCGGTCTGGGCGGCGGGGCAGCCGCACGGATTGTTGCCGTTGGGGCTGGAGGCGCTGGATATTCTGCGCATCGAAGCCGGGCTGGTCTTTGCCAATTACGAGTTCAACGACCAGACCGACCCTTACGAGGCCGGCATCGGTTTCACCGTGGCCTTGAAGGGCAATGAGGAATTCGTCGGCCGCGAGGCGATCATCCGCCGCAAGGAACATGCGCAGCGCGTGCTGGTGGGGTTGGAGATCGACGCCAAGCAGGCGGTCGGCCATGGCGATTGCGTGCATGTGGGGCGCGCGCAGGTGGGCGTGGTGACGTCGGGCTGCATCTCGCCGATTCTTGGGAAGAACATCGCGCTCTGCCGCATGGACGTGACCTATGCGGCCCTTGGCACCGAGGTGGAGATCGGCAAGATCGACGGTCAGCAGAAGCGCCTGCCGGCGCGGGTGGTCAGGTTCCCGTTCTACGATCCGGAGAAACTGAAGCCGCGGAGTTGA
- a CDS encoding tetratricopeptide repeat protein: MTTWLIRLAPLVSLGLLLLAGGPVALADQRDPRLPALFERLRETDNADIARLTEFMIWQIWGESGAPDIDQLMQAGEEAMERKDFAAAEASFSAVIKAQPNFAEGWNRRATMYFLSGDYLKSLADIDHVLELEPRHFGAISGLGVVNMALERIEAARDAFERVLSLYPLNLPARENLKLIKKKLDESDI; the protein is encoded by the coding sequence ATGACGACTTGGTTGATCCGCCTTGCTCCGCTGGTGAGCCTCGGCCTTCTGCTGCTGGCCGGTGGTCCCGTGGCTTTGGCTGATCAACGCGATCCCCGCCTGCCGGCTTTGTTCGAACGGCTGCGCGAGACCGACAATGCCGACATTGCGCGCCTCACCGAATTCATGATCTGGCAGATCTGGGGCGAGTCTGGCGCCCCCGACATCGACCAGTTGATGCAGGCAGGCGAAGAGGCGATGGAGCGGAAAGATTTCGCCGCCGCCGAGGCAAGCTTCAGCGCCGTCATCAAGGCGCAGCCCAATTTCGCCGAGGGCTGGAATCGGCGGGCGACCATGTATTTTCTCAGCGGCGATTACCTGAAGTCGCTGGCCGACATCGACCATGTGCTGGAATTGGAGCCGCGCCATTTCGGGGCCATCTCGGGCCTCGGCGTGGTCAACATGGCGCTGGAGCGGATCGAAGCGGCGCGCGATGCGTTCGAGCGCGTGCTGTCGCTCTATCCGCTCAATCTGCCGGCGCGGGAGAATTTGAAACTGATCAAGAAAAAGCTGGATGAGAGCGATATCTGA
- the glcF gene encoding glycolate oxidase subunit GlcF, protein MQTSFSPAQLADPDLAAADRILRTCVHCGFCTATCPTYVIAGDENDSPRGRIYLIKNMLEHDEEADAIVAKHVDRCLTCLSCMTTCPSGVDYMHLVDHARVRIEAQYRRPLFDRVLRQVLATILPRPTLFRTALALGGIARALQIPRLFHGRLRALFDALPTSLPSPSVTDQPGVFKPVGPRRGRVALLAGCAQPVMKPGINAAAIRLLNRLGIEVVVAEGAGCCGALTQHMGREHDALATARKTMRAWAREMAGEGLDAILVTTSGCGTSIKDYGHLFRHDPDVKTAEAVAGITLDISEYLVKLGAIAAPEFGMGLKVAYHAACSLQHGQRVREAPKDLLRAAGFEVVEVPEAHLCCGSAGTYNLLQPDFANELRTRKLANIARTGAAIVSAGNIGCLQQLQSGLEQPIVHTVELLDWASGGPMPAGLGSDLTTKR, encoded by the coding sequence ATGCAGACCAGCTTCTCGCCAGCCCAGCTTGCCGATCCGGACCTTGCCGCCGCCGACAGGATCCTGCGCACCTGTGTCCATTGCGGCTTCTGCACGGCGACCTGTCCCACCTATGTCATCGCCGGCGACGAGAACGATTCCCCACGCGGGCGCATCTACCTCATCAAGAACATGCTGGAGCATGACGAAGAGGCGGATGCGATCGTGGCGAAGCATGTCGATCGCTGCCTCACCTGCCTCTCCTGCATGACGACCTGTCCCTCGGGCGTCGATTACATGCATCTCGTCGATCATGCGCGGGTGCGGATCGAGGCGCAGTATCGGCGGCCCTTGTTCGACCGCGTGCTGCGCCAGGTGCTGGCCACCATCCTGCCGCGCCCGACCTTGTTTCGGACGGCACTTGCGCTGGGCGGGATCGCGCGCGCATTGCAGATTCCAAGACTGTTCCATGGCCGCCTGCGCGCGCTGTTCGATGCGCTGCCGACATCGCTGCCATCGCCTTCCGTGACCGACCAGCCGGGTGTCTTCAAACCCGTGGGACCCCGGCGCGGTCGTGTGGCGCTGCTCGCCGGCTGCGCGCAGCCGGTGATGAAGCCCGGCATCAATGCGGCGGCGATCCGGCTCCTCAACCGCCTCGGCATCGAGGTGGTGGTGGCGGAAGGGGCGGGGTGTTGTGGAGCGCTCACGCAGCATATGGGCCGCGAGCATGACGCACTCGCAACGGCACGCAAGACGATGCGGGCCTGGGCGCGCGAGATGGCGGGGGAGGGGCTGGATGCGATCCTCGTCACCACATCGGGCTGCGGCACCTCGATCAAGGATTACGGCCATCTCTTCCGCCACGATCCGGATGTAAAGACGGCAGAGGCGGTGGCGGGGATCACCCTCGACATCAGCGAGTATCTGGTGAAGCTCGGCGCTATCGCTGCGCCGGAATTCGGGATGGGCCTCAAGGTCGCCTATCACGCGGCCTGCTCGTTGCAGCATGGCCAGCGGGTGCGCGAAGCGCCGAAGGACCTGCTGCGCGCGGCGGGCTTCGAGGTAGTCGAAGTGCCGGAGGCGCATCTCTGCTGCGGGTCGGCCGGCACCTATAATCTGCTGCAGCCGGACTTCGCGAACGAGCTGCGCACGCGCAAGCTCGCCAACATCGCCAGGACCGGCGCCGCCATCGTCTCGGCCGGCAATATCGGCTGTCTGCAGCAACTGCAGAGCGGACTTGAACAACCCATCGTGCACACGGTCGAACTGCTCGACTGGGCGAGCGGTGGGCCGATGCCGGCGGGGTTGGGTTCTGACTTGACGACCAAGCGGTAG
- a CDS encoding FAD-binding protein, giving the protein MDLAPATQQELVDIIGASAADGAPLGLYGHGTKRDWGRSVSFARQVTLRGFSGIVDYAPAELVLTAGAGTPLAEIEQALAAEGQHLAFEPPDLGPLFGHGGNQATIGGVLATNLSGSRRPFVGAARDFFLGFSGVNGRGEVVKAGGKVVKNVTGYDLPKLIAGSFGTLIAMTEITVKVVPAPETSCSAVLDDISPDAANAYMTQALGSTADPSGAAYLPDRQLIFRLEGSGPSVAYRLQVLKDQLLRDVRVLAEAPSRELWREIRDLAPLKVQNGEITWLLSAPPVAFSGDICKLADHLPGFRYLVDWGGGRIWLSHGLTAFDQAVRAVHSLLGQGGHATLVKAPADWRQSDQVFSPDVPVALLQKVRAAFDPLRLFNRGRLHPDL; this is encoded by the coding sequence ATGGATCTCGCGCCGGCTACCCAGCAGGAACTGGTTGATATCATTGGGGCTTCCGCCGCCGATGGGGCGCCTCTCGGCCTCTACGGCCATGGCACCAAGCGGGATTGGGGGCGCTCGGTCAGCTTCGCGCGGCAGGTCACGCTGCGGGGTTTCAGCGGCATTGTCGATTATGCCCCAGCCGAACTGGTCCTGACCGCCGGGGCCGGAACGCCGTTAGCTGAAATAGAACAAGCACTTGCGGCGGAGGGGCAGCATCTGGCGTTCGAGCCGCCGGATCTCGGTCCCCTGTTCGGCCATGGTGGAAACCAGGCGACAATCGGCGGGGTGCTGGCCACGAATCTCTCCGGGTCAAGGCGGCCGTTTGTTGGCGCTGCCCGTGATTTTTTTCTGGGATTCTCGGGGGTTAACGGACGAGGCGAGGTGGTGAAAGCGGGTGGCAAGGTGGTCAAAAACGTGACCGGCTATGACCTCCCCAAGCTCATCGCCGGCTCGTTCGGGACGCTGATTGCGATGACCGAAATCACCGTCAAGGTGGTGCCGGCGCCGGAAACGAGCTGCTCGGCGGTGCTGGATGACATCTCGCCGGATGCGGCAAATGCCTATATGACACAGGCACTTGGCAGCACCGCGGACCCCTCGGGTGCAGCCTATCTGCCGGACAGGCAACTGATCTTTCGGCTGGAAGGGTCGGGGCCGTCGGTTGCCTATCGGCTGCAGGTCCTGAAGGACCAATTGCTGAGGGATGTGCGGGTTCTGGCGGAAGCGCCGTCGCGCGAGCTGTGGCGCGAGATCCGCGATCTGGCCCCGCTCAAGGTCCAAAACGGTGAAATTACGTGGCTGTTATCGGCCCCTCCTGTCGCGTTTTCGGGGGATATTTGCAAGTTAGCAGATCATCTCCCGGGCTTTCGCTACCTCGTTGACTGGGGTGGCGGGCGGATCTGGCTCAGCCATGGGCTCACAGCTTTCGACCAAGCTGTGCGCGCCGTTCACAGCCTGCTCGGCCAGGGTGGCCACGCGACCCTGGTGAAGGCGCCGGCCGATTGGCGGCAGAGCGACCAGGTGTTCAGCCCCGACGTGCCGGTCGCATTGCTGCAGAAGGTGCGTGCCGCCTTCGACCCCTTGCGCCTTTTCAACCGCGGCCGCCTGCACCCGGATCTCTGA
- a CDS encoding FAD-binding protein, with translation MLMPPPDSAALKAAPEFVAALRAALGTDNVMSDPRAMRPYESDGLTAYRQIPLAVALPRSTAEVSAALRIAHRFGIKVVPRGAGTSLSGGALPLADGLLLGLGKLNRILDIDLPNRCAVVQPGVTNLAISHAVAGDGFYYAPDPSSQIACSIGGNVAENSGGVHCLKYGLTTNNLLGLEIVLMDGEIIRLGGKHLDSGLYDLMGIFTGSEGLLGVITEVTVRLLRRPEKARALLAGFATSESAGAAVAAIIGAGIIPAGMEMMDRPAIHAAEDFVHAGYPLDAEALLIVELDGPQVEVDDLIARVSAIAISHGGKGLRISESEAERLLIWAGRKAAFPAIGRISPDYYCMDGTIPRSRLPEVLQRMTQLSAFHNLRVANVFHAGDGNLHPLILYDANKPGELEAAEAFGADILRLCVEVGGVLTGEHGVGVEKRDLMPTMFNEVDLAQQMRVKCAFDDGNLLNPGKVFPTLQRCAEMGAMHVRGGQLPHPELPRF, from the coding sequence ATGCTGATGCCGCCGCCCGATTCAGCAGCGCTCAAAGCTGCCCCGGAATTCGTCGCCGCCCTGCGCGCGGCGCTGGGCACGGACAATGTCATGTCCGACCCGCGCGCCATGCGCCCCTATGAGAGCGACGGCCTCACCGCCTATCGGCAGATCCCCCTGGCGGTCGCCCTGCCGCGCTCGACGGCGGAGGTGTCGGCGGCGCTCAGAATCGCCCATCGCTTCGGCATCAAGGTGGTGCCGCGCGGTGCCGGCACCTCGCTTTCGGGCGGTGCGTTGCCCTTGGCGGATGGCTTGCTGCTCGGCCTCGGCAAGCTCAACCGCATTCTCGACATCGATCTACCCAACCGCTGCGCCGTGGTGCAGCCGGGTGTTACCAACCTTGCCATCAGCCACGCCGTGGCGGGGGATGGTTTCTATTATGCGCCCGACCCTTCAAGCCAGATCGCCTGTTCGATCGGCGGCAATGTCGCCGAGAATTCCGGCGGTGTGCATTGCCTGAAATACGGCCTCACCACCAACAACCTGCTGGGTCTCGAGATCGTGCTGATGGATGGCGAGATCATTCGACTTGGGGGCAAGCATCTCGACAGTGGACTCTATGATTTGATGGGGATTTTCACGGGCTCGGAAGGGTTGCTCGGCGTCATCACCGAGGTGACCGTGCGTCTCTTGCGTCGCCCGGAAAAGGCGCGCGCCCTGCTGGCGGGCTTTGCCACCAGTGAATCGGCGGGGGCGGCGGTGGCCGCCATCATCGGCGCCGGCATTATCCCGGCCGGCATGGAAATGATGGACCGGCCAGCCATCCATGCCGCCGAGGATTTTGTCCATGCGGGCTATCCGCTGGATGCCGAGGCGTTGCTAATCGTCGAACTGGATGGGCCGCAGGTCGAGGTCGATGATCTCATTGCGCGCGTCAGCGCCATCGCAATTTCCCATGGCGGCAAGGGCTTGCGGATCAGTGAGAGCGAGGCCGAGCGGCTGCTGATCTGGGCCGGGCGCAAGGCGGCGTTCCCGGCCATCGGCCGCATCTCACCCGACTACTACTGCATGGACGGCACCATCCCCAGGAGCCGCCTGCCGGAGGTGCTCCAGCGCATGACGCAGCTTTCGGCGTTCCACAATCTGCGCGTCGCCAATGTGTTTCATGCGGGCGACGGCAACCTTCATCCGCTCATTCTCTACGATGCCAACAAACCCGGCGAGCTTGAGGCAGCCGAGGCCTTTGGTGCTGATATCCTGAGACTTTGTGTCGAAGTAGGCGGTGTGCTGACCGGTGAACATGGGGTCGGTGTCGAGAAGCGCGACCTGATGCCGACCATGTTCAACGAGGTGGATCTTGCCCAGCAGATGCGGGTGAAATGCGCGTTTGACGACGGCAATCTGCTCAATCCGGGCAAGGTCTTTCCGACCCTGCAGCGCTGTGCCGAGATGGGGGCGATGCATGTGCGCGGCGGGCAATTGCCGCATCCCGAGCTGCCGCGGTTCTGA
- the rpmJ gene encoding 50S ribosomal protein L36, whose translation MKVVNSLKSAKARHKDCRIVRRKGRVYVINKTNPRFKARQG comes from the coding sequence ATGAAGGTTGTTAACTCGCTGAAGTCGGCCAAGGCACGGCACAAGGATTGCCGTATTGTCCGTCGCAAGGGCCGGGTCTACGTGATCAACAAGACCAATCCGCGCTTCAAGGCGCGCCAGGGTTGA